Proteins encoded by one window of Clostridium cagae:
- a CDS encoding DHHA1 domain-containing protein translates to MQKLYYEDQYLKKFTAEIEQVKEVGNEFHIVLNKTAFFPGGGGQRHDLGKIDEIEVLNVYEKDNLIYHVLDRKPLRIHNVKCSIDWLRRLDGMNHHLAQHVLSSCFFRLFNINTIAVHHGNEFSTIDFSSILTEEQVRSCEKYANNIIEKSLDVEFLTPTKRELKSMKLRRDLPDTNEQIRIVKIDDLDLNACCGVHPKSTLDLRLIKIKKYEKHKKGSRIEFITGSKAVTDSLEKDLFANSMCKYLNCNEKEALNGIENLNLELKNVLNENKSMSIELSNYEIKEIIEKSAQINNINIIKYVYNNKTLKFVNTIVSQITEKDNKIALIALVNDDKINLIFSCSKNIKNVNMNELLKDAIVLIDGRGGGNQTLAQGAGKNLLNLENTLDYAFNKLKNML, encoded by the coding sequence ATGCAAAAACTTTACTACGAAGATCAATATTTAAAGAAATTCACTGCTGAAATAGAACAAGTCAAGGAAGTAGGTAATGAGTTTCATATAGTTTTAAATAAAACTGCATTTTTCCCAGGGGGAGGAGGGCAAAGACATGATTTGGGCAAAATTGATGAAATTGAAGTGTTAAATGTCTATGAAAAAGATAATTTAATTTATCATGTACTAGATAGAAAACCTTTGAGAATACATAATGTTAAATGTTCAATAGATTGGTTAAGACGATTAGATGGAATGAATCATCATTTAGCTCAACATGTACTATCTTCATGTTTCTTTAGACTCTTTAATATAAATACAATTGCAGTTCATCATGGAAATGAATTTAGTACCATTGACTTTAGTTCTATACTTACAGAAGAACAGGTACGTTCTTGTGAAAAATATGCTAACAATATTATTGAAAAATCTTTAGATGTAGAATTTCTAACTCCAACTAAAAGAGAACTTAAAAGTATGAAACTTAGAAGAGATCTTCCAGATACTAACGAACAAATACGTATTGTTAAAATTGATGATTTAGACCTTAATGCTTGTTGTGGTGTTCACCCTAAATCAACATTAGATTTAAGACTTATAAAAATAAAAAAATATGAAAAACATAAAAAAGGATCTAGAATTGAATTTATAACTGGATCAAAAGCTGTAACTGATTCTTTAGAAAAAGATTTATTTGCAAATTCTATGTGTAAATACTTAAATTGCAATGAAAAAGAAGCTTTAAATGGAATAGAAAATTTAAACTTAGAGTTAAAAAATGTACTGAATGAAAATAAAAGTATGAGTATTGAACTTTCAAATTATGAAATTAAAGAAATTATAGAAAAATCAGCTCAAATTAATAATATAAACATTATTAAATATGTATATAATAATAAAACCTTAAAATTTGTTAATACAATTGTTTCACAAATAACAGAAAAAGATAATAAAATTGCTCTAATTGCACTAGTAAATGATGATAAAATAAACCTTATATTTTCATGTTCTAAAAATATAAAAAATGTTAATATGAATGAATTATTAAAAGATGCAATAGTTCTTATAGATGGACGTGGCGGTGGAAATCAAACCCTTGCTCAAGGTGCTGGTAAGAATTTATTAAACTTAGAGAATACCTTAGACTATGCTTTTAATAAGCTTAAAAATATGTTATAA
- a CDS encoding putative ABC transporter permease, translating into MNLINYTLFNFIIYSFIGWIIEEVYCFCITGKFKEDGFLIGPFKPMYGITVSILIILKNYFSDYTTLILIFCFFTPSIIEYISGYLLKEIFNKVYWDYSNLKYNFKGLVSLKFSIAWTLMTFLGLKYIEPSFLNMFIRSETMFAKLTAFLLIYLLVDFYMTVHNLLKINHMNNI; encoded by the coding sequence ATGAATTTAATTAATTATACATTATTTAATTTTATTATTTATTCTTTTATCGGGTGGATTATTGAAGAAGTATATTGTTTTTGTATAACTGGAAAATTTAAAGAAGATGGTTTTCTAATAGGTCCATTTAAACCTATGTATGGAATAACTGTAAGCATTCTTATAATATTAAAGAATTATTTTTCTGATTATACAACATTAATATTAATATTTTGCTTTTTTACACCATCTATAATAGAATACATAAGTGGATATTTATTAAAGGAAATTTTTAATAAAGTTTATTGGGACTACTCTAATTTAAAGTATAATTTTAAGGGATTAGTTAGTTTAAAATTCTCTATAGCTTGGACTTTAATGACGTTTTTGGGATTAAAATATATAGAGCCAAGTTTTCTTAATATGTTTATAAGAAGTGAAACAATGTTTGCGAAACTAACAGCATTCTTACTTATTTATTTATTAGTAGATTTTTATATGACAGTGCATAACTTATTAAAAATAAATCATATGAATAATATATAA
- a CDS encoding response regulator transcription factor, producing MKLYNVLIVEDEKEICDAIAIYLNNQGYNVFKAHNGIEGLDVIKNETIHLAIVDIMMPKMDGIQMTMKLRGEFDFPVIMLSAKSEEMDKIMGLNIGADDYITKPFNPMELLARVNSQLRRYSKYLNVINNLEEKNNNFIIDGLELNAETKEVFVDEEPVKLTPIEFKILHLLIKNPGRVFSADEIYEKVWNENAVNTDTVMVHVRNIREKIEIDPKNPKYLKVVWGVGYKIEKYK from the coding sequence ATGAAATTATATAATGTTTTAATAGTTGAAGATGAAAAAGAAATATGTGATGCAATTGCAATATATTTAAATAACCAAGGATACAATGTTTTTAAAGCTCATAATGGAATTGAAGGCCTAGATGTAATAAAAAATGAAACTATACATTTAGCTATAGTAGATATAATGATGCCTAAAATGGATGGAATTCAAATGACTATGAAACTTAGAGGTGAATTTGATTTTCCTGTCATAATGTTATCTGCTAAATCAGAAGAAATGGATAAAATAATGGGCCTTAATATTGGAGCTGATGATTATATTACTAAGCCATTTAATCCTATGGAACTTCTAGCAAGAGTTAATTCTCAACTTAGAAGATATTCTAAGTATTTAAATGTTATAAATAATTTAGAAGAGAAAAATAATAATTTTATAATAGATGGTTTAGAATTAAATGCAGAAACTAAAGAGGTATTTGTAGATGAGGAGCCAGTAAAATTAACACCTATAGAATTTAAAATATTACACTTATTAATTAAAAATCCTGGTAGAGTGTTTTCAGCAGATGAAATATATGAAAAAGTATGGAATGAAAATGCAGTAAACACAGACACTGTAATGGTACACGTAAGGAATATAAGAGAGAAAATAGAAATTGACCCGAAAAATCCTAAGTATTTGAAGGTCGTGTGGGGAGTTGGATATAAAATTGAAAAGTATAAATAA